Proteins from a genomic interval of Crassostrea angulata isolate pt1a10 chromosome 7, ASM2561291v2, whole genome shotgun sequence:
- the LOC128156509 gene encoding cytochrome P450 2B19-like — MAEWLTSVLLGLVVAIIYICYWAFTIPRKLPPGPRIFPSIGNVYGLFGTKNILKSFVALRGQYGDLFTLTIGGKFYIVVNGYETMKDIFINYADIVSTRSGNFLSNEMIKGNGIVFSSGHRWKINRTFTMSMLREFGFGKKSFELNILKEVEVIINVFEQQAGKPMCVTSSDFITVSIANIMCDVTLGRRFDSNDQDFLDIVNAINATTSNVNTIGALTAFPFLAKIPGDPLGGQETIKQNQFFQDGVSKMVKEHLQTYEENHIRDFIDAYIRKIRKESQGNEQDFNEKQLLQIVMDLLGAGTETSATSMRWFILFMMTHPKVQARIREEIHYVIGHSKYPSMSHKDSMPYSEAVLTETLRLGCVAPLAIPHGLTKELNYGQFRIPDHAVLIPNIYSVLFDPSIFEHPESFIPERFLDDNGKLNGKEKYVVSFSLGKRVCLGEALARMELFLLMTSLIQRFQFLPVSDESVFDLEGILGLTYQPKPFYFITKEI, encoded by the exons ATGGCGGAATGGCTGACCTCTGTGCTTCTAGGTTTAGTAGTTGCCATTATCTACATTTGCTACTGGGCCTTTACTATACCTCGCAAGCTTCCTCCAGGACCAAGAATTTTCCCCAGCATAGGAAATGTGTATGGTTTGTTTGGCACTAAGAACATACTGAAGTCTTTTGTTGCCCTACGAGGACAGTATGGCGATCTTTTCACGTTGACAATCGGCGGGAAATTTTATATTGTTGTAAATGGTTATGAAACAATGAAAGACATCTTTATTAACTATGCAGATATCGTATCAACTCGATCGGGCAATTTTTTAAGCAACGAGATGATAAAAGGAAACG GCATTGTATTTTCATCTGGCCATCGATGGAAAATAAACAGAACGTTTACAATGTCCATGTTAAGGGAATTTGGATTCGGCAAAAAATCGTTTGAATTAAATATCTTGAAGGAGGTTGAAGTTATTATTAATGTCTTCGAACAACAAGCAGGAAAGCCTATGTGTGTCACAAGCAGTGATTTCATAACCGTAAGTATAGCAAATATTATGTGTGATGTGACCTTGGGGAGACGTTTTGATAGCAATGATCAGGACTTTCTGGACATCGTGAACGCTATCAATGCAACAACCAGCAATGTCAACACTATAGGGGCTCTGACAGCATTTCCCTTTCTTGCGAAAATACCAGGGGATCCATTAGGAGGACaggaaacaataaaacaaaaccaattttttCAAGACGGTGTTAGTAAAATGGTGAAGGAACATCTTCAGACGTATGAAGAGAACCATATTCGTGATTTCATTGACGCTTACATTCgaaaaataagaaaagaaagTCAAGGCAACGAGCAGGATTTCAATG agaaacaacttttgcagatTGTTATGGATCTCCTGGGCGCGGGCACAGAGACATCGGCCACAAGCATGAGATGGTTCATCCTTTTCATGATGACGCACCCAAAAGTTCAAGCACGCATTCGTGAAGAGATACATTACGTCATCGGACATTCAAAATATCCTTCCATGAGTCACAAAGATAGCATGCCATATTCAGAGGCAGTCCTTACCGAGACCTTGCGACTCGGTTGTGTCGCCCCGTTAGCCATACCCCACGGATTGACCAAAGAACTGAACTATGGACAGTTTCGGATTCCAGACCACGCTGTTCTTATTCCAAACATCTACTCGGTTCTGTTTGATCCATCTATCTTTGAACACCCAGAGTCGTTCATTCCAGAAAGATTTCTTGATGACAACGGTAAACTCAATGGAAAGGAGAAATACGTGGTGTCCTTTTCTTTGG GTAAGCGAGTCTGCCTTGGAGAGGCCCTAGCACGGATGGAGCTTTTCCTCTTGATGACGTCATTGATTCAGCGGTTTCAATTTCTACCAGTGAGTGACGAATCGGTTTTTGACTTGGAGGGAATTTTAGGATTGACCTATCAACCCAAACCGTTTTATTTTATCACAAAAGAAATATAA